A single genomic interval of Deinococcus radiotolerans harbors:
- a CDS encoding adenosylcobinamide-GDP ribazoletransferase has protein sequence MRDQLRAAHLALTFLTTLPLPHIKEIRDGDFARASAYYPLAGYTVGGAVALLLWLDVPLPGGVIAALGVGAWLLLTGMLHFDGLVDSADALFAMKTPAERLVILRDVHMGAFGLATGGLYLLLLWTLLSAPIPPLAPLVAAVAARTLLLIPMNTYPAARAESLGARSREGRLWAAALIAAPTLLIPGAWAAWLAALIGALLVAAFAARRLGGGLNGDTYGMIVVTAELLALGAFAWGR, from the coding sequence ATGCGCGATCAGCTGCGCGCGGCGCATCTGGCGCTGACGTTCCTGACGACCCTGCCCCTGCCGCATATCAAGGAGATACGCGACGGGGACTTCGCGCGGGCGAGTGCGTACTACCCGCTGGCCGGGTACACGGTGGGCGGCGCCGTGGCGCTGCTGCTGTGGCTGGACGTGCCACTGCCCGGCGGGGTGATCGCCGCGCTGGGCGTGGGCGCGTGGCTGCTGCTGACCGGCATGCTGCACTTCGACGGGCTGGTGGACAGCGCCGACGCCCTGTTCGCCATGAAGACGCCCGCCGAGCGGCTGGTGATCCTGCGCGACGTGCACATGGGCGCGTTCGGATTGGCGACGGGGGGCCTCTATCTGCTGCTGCTCTGGACCCTGCTGTCGGCGCCCATCCCCCCGCTGGCGCCGCTGGTGGCTGCGGTGGCCGCGCGGACGCTGCTGCTGATCCCCATGAACACCTACCCGGCGGCGCGCGCCGAGAGCCTGGGCGCCCGCTCGCGCGAGGGCCGCCTCTGGGCGGCGGCGCTGATCGCCGCGCCGACCCTGCTGATCCCCGGCGCGTGGGCGGCGTGGCTGGCGGCGCTGATCGGCGCGCTTCTGGTCGCGGCGTTCGCGGCGCGGCGGCTGGGCGGCGGCCTGAACGGCGACACGTACGGGATGATCGTCGTGACGGCGGAACTGCTCGCGCTGGGCGCGTTCGCCTGGGGCCGCTGA
- a CDS encoding sigma-E factor regulatory protein RseB domain-containing protein has product MRRRLTLLLLTLGTAHAGDLEDVQAALKQARTQVARGQAEVTVLFPPRATPTRAAAQLPALTVRPALLTKNFSVTRTGTEQVAGRDAARFTLTPKVGDAARWTLWVDLKWNVPLAFEERGADGTLARRAALTRVQPSPARVTRPAPPAAPEGLRAALTRALPGLKLPPGFTPVGVQPRGQGLEVALTDGLNGLTLVVVPQDVKAAPGVTSRRVGKVFVWLVGNLPQPTLQAALAGVRSATPDPLGTFSTSPDSNP; this is encoded by the coding sequence GTGAGGCGCCGCCTGACCCTGCTGCTGCTGACGCTGGGCACCGCGCACGCGGGCGATCTGGAGGACGTGCAGGCCGCCCTGAAGCAGGCCCGCACGCAGGTGGCGCGCGGGCAGGCCGAGGTGACCGTGCTGTTCCCCCCGCGCGCCACCCCCACCCGCGCCGCCGCGCAGCTGCCCGCCCTGACGGTACGGCCCGCGCTGCTGACGAAGAACTTCAGCGTGACCCGCACCGGCACCGAGCAGGTCGCCGGGCGCGACGCGGCGCGCTTCACGCTGACCCCGAAGGTCGGGGACGCGGCGCGCTGGACGCTGTGGGTGGACCTGAAGTGGAACGTGCCGCTCGCCTTCGAGGAGCGCGGAGCGGACGGCACGCTGGCCCGCCGCGCTGCCCTGACCCGCGTGCAGCCCAGTCCAGCCCGCGTGACTCGCCCGGCCCCGCCCGCCGCGCCCGAGGGCCTGCGCGCCGCCCTGACCCGCGCCCTGCCGGGCCTGAAACTCCCGCCGGGGTTTACGCCCGTGGGTGTGCAGCCGCGCGGTCAGGGGTTGGAGGTCGCCCTGACCGACGGCCTGAACGGCCTGACGCTGGTTGTCGTCCCGCAGGACGTGAAGGCCGCGCCGGGTGTCACCTCGCGCCGCGTGGGGAAGGTGTTCGTGTGGCTGGTCGGGAACCTGCCGCAGCCGACGCTCCAGGCGGCCCTGGCGGGGGTGCGCAGCGCGACCCCGGACCCGCTGGGAACTTTTTCGACCTCTCCTGACTCCAATCCATAA
- a CDS encoding S1 family peptidase, translating to MRILKVWACAALLLGSWAGAQALPKTVRERIIQATVMLLPTDEEGELDGSLGSGSVISPQGFILTNYHVVGDPDTRQLSKWIQVRVVQFADREPVFTYWGKVVAADPNLDLAIVQIVEDRNEKPVGKLNLPFVEVGDSNTLSIGDDIYVFGFQGTGGMTLSFSRGSVGGFTGEDLNTSGRQWVKHDAQTGPGNSGGGVFDENGALVGVHSAGVAGDHNSRTSFMRPLALAWGLITPNVTGFVVRKGGGAAVTPSTNTSAGAGGGVWPPALATGRASVTGTVRVTGGAAAGTWTTDFTEVTDDGSLKGRARSGSKDQTAFFYYNEDDNEVWVEWTPDGKAYSSCVVEPSGVKAGSGDWTGSLYAFPNLESDGTRTGDCVVSLRAKTSGTSTSTSTTAAPAGTWPPALAAGQTWTVTFSQGGAYSVKLGAKDSDGDYPGTATQGGKTSNALFTLDGQSLLMIVGQADKTFHTCTVDRTLRGSARAYQDSKDPGVAAGTCTLASGAAAASTGSAAPALKWPLALKVGQRWDVSFPGVGTFTVSLDEPDEDSGFSGAATRGNEKGSVLMDADASELLVIVQRTDKTFLVCSADKGGLSAGSVKGDATSHRDSKDKGTSLGSCTVTPR from the coding sequence ATGAGAATCTTGAAGGTCTGGGCATGTGCAGCGCTGCTGCTGGGCTCGTGGGCGGGCGCTCAGGCCCTGCCGAAGACAGTGCGGGAGCGGATCATTCAGGCGACGGTCATGCTGCTCCCCACCGACGAGGAGGGCGAGCTGGACGGCTCGCTCGGCTCGGGCAGCGTGATCAGCCCGCAGGGCTTCATCCTCACGAACTACCACGTGGTGGGCGACCCCGACACCCGGCAGCTGTCCAAGTGGATTCAGGTGCGCGTGGTGCAGTTCGCGGACCGCGAACCGGTGTTCACGTACTGGGGCAAGGTGGTCGCCGCCGACCCGAACCTCGACCTGGCCATCGTGCAGATCGTGGAGGACCGCAACGAGAAACCCGTCGGGAAGCTGAACCTGCCCTTCGTGGAGGTCGGGGATTCCAACACCCTCAGCATCGGGGATGACATCTACGTATTCGGCTTCCAGGGCACCGGCGGCATGACCCTCTCGTTCTCACGCGGGTCCGTGGGGGGCTTCACCGGGGAGGACCTGAACACCAGCGGGCGCCAGTGGGTCAAGCATGACGCGCAGACCGGGCCCGGCAACTCGGGCGGTGGGGTGTTCGACGAGAACGGCGCGCTGGTCGGGGTGCACTCGGCGGGCGTGGCCGGGGATCACAACTCGCGCACGTCGTTCATGCGGCCCCTGGCGCTCGCGTGGGGCCTGATCACCCCGAACGTGACGGGTTTCGTGGTCCGCAAGGGCGGCGGCGCGGCCGTGACGCCCAGCACGAACACCAGCGCCGGAGCGGGCGGCGGTGTGTGGCCCCCGGCGCTGGCGACCGGGCGGGCCAGCGTGACCGGCACGGTCCGCGTCACGGGCGGCGCGGCCGCCGGCACCTGGACGACGGACTTCACGGAAGTCACGGACGACGGCAGCCTCAAGGGCCGGGCCCGCAGCGGCAGCAAGGACCAGACAGCGTTCTTCTACTACAACGAGGATGACAACGAAGTCTGGGTGGAGTGGACCCCGGACGGCAAGGCGTACAGCAGCTGCGTCGTGGAACCCAGCGGCGTGAAGGCCGGCAGCGGCGACTGGACCGGCAGCCTGTACGCCTTCCCGAACCTGGAATCGGACGGCACGCGCACCGGGGACTGCGTGGTCAGCCTCAGGGCCAAGACCTCGGGCACCAGCACGAGCACCTCCACCACGGCGGCACCGGCGGGCACGTGGCCCCCAGCGCTGGCGGCCGGTCAGACCTGGACGGTCACGTTCTCGCAGGGCGGCGCGTACAGCGTGAAGCTGGGCGCCAAGGACAGTGACGGCGATTACCCCGGCACGGCCACGCAGGGCGGCAAGACCAGCAACGCGCTGTTCACGCTCGACGGTCAGTCCCTGCTGATGATCGTCGGTCAGGCGGACAAGACCTTCCACACCTGCACCGTGGACCGCACGCTGCGCGGCAGCGCCAGGGCCTACCAGGACAGCAAGGACCCGGGCGTGGCTGCCGGGACGTGCACGCTGGCGAGCGGCGCAGCAGCCGCGTCCACCGGCAGCGCCGCCCCGGCCCTGAAGTGGCCGCTGGCCCTGAAAGTCGGGCAGCGCTGGGACGTGAGCTTCCCCGGCGTGGGCACCTTCACGGTCAGCCTGGACGAGCCGGACGAGGACAGCGGCTTCAGCGGCGCCGCCACGCGCGGCAACGAGAAGGGCAGCGTGCTGATGGACGCGGACGCCAGCGAACTGCTGGTGATCGTGCAGCGCACCGACAAGACGTTCCTGGTATGCAGCGCCGACAAGGGCGGCCTGAGCGCCGGGAGCGTCAAGGGCGACGCGACCAGTCACCGTGACAGCAAGGACAAGGGCACCAGCCTGGGCAGCTGCACCGTCACGCCCCGGTAA
- a CDS encoding metal-dependent transcriptional regulator produces the protein MTGRSLSRSAEDYLKHLYTLGQAGKVNTQALAAALEVAPASVTGMLRKLTEQGLVSHAPYQGAQLTAEGERVALEVLRHHRLLELFLHRALGVPLDEVHEEAERLEHALSERLEARIAAWLGDPTHDPHGDPIPTLDGELPHQPQRRLSQLAPGDTATVARVPDGDADQLRAMMAAGLTPGAPLRLDAVDAALGTLTVWATDHTLTLSLGVAAQIHVQTT, from the coding sequence ATGACCGGCCGTTCCCTGTCCCGCTCGGCGGAGGATTACCTGAAGCACCTGTACACGCTGGGGCAGGCGGGCAAGGTGAACACCCAGGCTCTGGCGGCGGCGCTGGAGGTTGCGCCCGCCAGCGTGACCGGCATGCTGCGCAAGCTGACCGAGCAGGGCCTCGTGTCGCACGCGCCGTACCAGGGCGCGCAGCTGACCGCCGAGGGCGAACGGGTCGCGCTGGAGGTCCTGCGCCACCACCGGCTGCTGGAACTGTTCCTGCACCGCGCGCTGGGCGTCCCGCTGGACGAGGTGCACGAGGAAGCCGAGCGGCTGGAACACGCCCTGAGCGAGCGGCTGGAGGCCCGCATCGCGGCGTGGCTGGGCGACCCCACGCACGACCCGCACGGCGACCCGATCCCCACCCTGGACGGCGAGCTGCCGCACCAGCCGCAGCGCCGTCTGTCGCAGCTGGCGCCTGGCGACACCGCGACCGTGGCGCGCGTCCCGGACGGGGACGCCGATCAGCTGCGGGCCATGATGGCCGCCGGGCTCACGCCGGGCGCGCCGCTGCGGCTGGACGCCGTGGACGCCGCGCTGGGCACCCTAACCGTCTGGGCGACCGACCACACCCTGACCCTCTCGCTGGGTGTCGCCGCGCAGATCCACGTGCAGACGACCTGA
- a CDS encoding histidine phosphatase family protein, producing MPDALTLHLVRHAPTLPNAQRRYPHPREDAPLTPAGEALARRLDLPRHALAFTSPLGRARQTARLAGFPDALPHPALAEASFGVMAGHTWAELEAAHGDAPRAWIEALSDPASPHGPPGGDTGQGFHARVQGWLDTLPAGEVVAFTHAGPLLAALRLTVNLSAVAAPPGMVATLRREAGHWWLTALWPPA from the coding sequence GTGCCGGACGCCCTGACGCTGCACCTCGTGCGTCACGCGCCTACCCTCCCGAACGCGCAGCGCCGCTACCCGCACCCGCGCGAGGACGCGCCCCTCACGCCCGCCGGGGAGGCGCTGGCCCGCCGCCTCGACCTGCCCCGGCACGCGCTGGCGTTCACGTCTCCGCTGGGCCGCGCCCGGCAGACCGCGCGACTGGCCGGATTCCCGGACGCCCTCCCCCACCCGGCGCTGGCCGAGGCAAGTTTTGGCGTGATGGCCGGGCACACCTGGGCCGAACTGGAAGCCGCGCACGGCGACGCGCCCCGCGCCTGGATCGAGGCATTGAGCGACCCCGCGAGTCCCCACGGCCCCCCCGGCGGCGACACCGGGCAGGGCTTCCACGCCCGCGTGCAGGGGTGGCTGGATACCCTCCCGGCGGGTGAGGTGGTGGCCTTCACGCACGCCGGGCCGCTGCTGGCCGCGCTGCGCCTGACCGTGAACCTCTCCGCAGTGGCCGCGCCGCCCGGTATGGTCGCCACCCTGCGCCGCGAAGCCGGACACTGGTGGCTGACGGCGCTGTGGCCGCCCGCCTGA
- the cobT gene encoding nicotinate-nucleotide--dimethylbenzimidazole phosphoribosyltransferase — MLPDLTALLTAIQPADADAMGRARARQAQLTKPAGALGDLEELSVRLAGVLGSERPDPRGVAVIVAAGDHGVARAGVSAYPPEVTPAMVANFLADTPAGPGGAAVNALARAVGARVYVMDAGVNAELPEHPALVRAALRRGTHDLSVQAAMSVDEAQALILAGAALARRAIEDGAVVLIPGEMGIGNTTPAAAITARLLGLDAAQVTGRGTGVDDARLAHKVAVIRTALERTPTTDPLEVLAEFGGFEIAAMLGVMLQAAASRRAVILDGFVEGSAALIGVTLAPHLRDYLFPAGECAEIGHAAQLAHLGLKPMFHLNLRLGEGTGGVLAAPILLGAAATLREMRTFAEAGVPGA, encoded by the coding sequence ATGCTTCCTGACCTGACGGCCCTCCTGACTGCCATCCAGCCTGCCGATGCCGACGCGATGGGGCGGGCGCGGGCGCGGCAGGCGCAGCTGACGAAACCGGCGGGCGCGCTGGGCGATCTGGAGGAGCTGTCGGTGCGGCTGGCGGGCGTGCTGGGCAGCGAGCGGCCTGATCCACGGGGCGTGGCGGTGATCGTGGCGGCGGGGGATCACGGGGTGGCGCGCGCGGGCGTGAGTGCGTACCCGCCCGAGGTGACCCCGGCGATGGTGGCGAACTTCCTGGCGGACACCCCGGCGGGGCCGGGTGGCGCGGCGGTGAACGCGCTGGCGCGGGCGGTGGGCGCGCGGGTGTACGTAATGGACGCCGGGGTGAACGCGGAGTTGCCCGAGCATCCGGCTCTAGTCCGGGCGGCCCTGCGGCGGGGCACGCACGACCTGAGCGTGCAGGCGGCCATGAGCGTGGACGAGGCGCAGGCGTTGATCCTGGCGGGCGCGGCGCTGGCCCGCCGGGCGATCGAGGACGGCGCGGTCGTCCTGATTCCGGGTGAGATGGGGATTGGGAACACCACCCCGGCGGCGGCCATCACGGCGCGGCTGCTGGGCCTGGACGCGGCGCAGGTGACGGGGCGCGGCACGGGCGTGGATGACGCGCGGCTGGCGCACAAGGTCGCGGTGATCCGCACGGCGCTGGAGCGCACGCCCACCACGGACCCGCTGGAGGTGCTGGCCGAGTTCGGCGGCTTCGAGATCGCGGCGATGCTGGGCGTCATGCTCCAGGCCGCCGCCAGCCGCCGGGCGGTGATCCTCGACGGCTTCGTGGAGGGCAGCGCGGCTCTGATCGGCGTGACCCTCGCCCCGCACCTGCGTGACTATCTGTTCCCCGCCGGGGAATGCGCCGAGATCGGGCACGCGGCGCAACTGGCGCACCTGGGCCTGAAGCCCATGTTCCACCTGAACCTGCGCCTGGGCGAGGGGACGGGCGGCGTGCTGGCCGCGCCGATCCTGCTGGGCGCGGCGGCCACCCTGCGGGAGATGCGGACCTTCGCGGAGGCGGGCGTGCCGGGCGCCTGA
- a CDS encoding RNA polymerase sigma factor, translating to MNDPHDTLSDLHLARLAARDERAFEALVRTHAPQVHRLAASLVGPGAADDIVQEVFIAAHKALKGFRGEASLSTWLHRITLNACHRALGARQAVPLSDTPEPHAPHNPARAGEQAQVRDRLARALAQLPPDQREAVALRELSGLEYAEIAALTGAELGTVKSRINRGRAALRALLTRVGVTP from the coding sequence TTGAATGATCCGCACGACACTCTGTCCGACCTGCATCTCGCGCGCCTGGCCGCGCGGGACGAGCGGGCCTTCGAGGCGCTCGTGAGAACGCACGCGCCGCAGGTGCACCGCCTCGCCGCCAGCCTCGTGGGGCCGGGCGCGGCGGACGACATCGTGCAGGAGGTGTTCATCGCCGCGCATAAGGCCCTGAAAGGCTTCCGGGGCGAGGCGAGCCTGAGCACCTGGCTGCACCGCATCACCCTGAACGCCTGCCACAGGGCCCTCGGCGCGCGGCAGGCGGTGCCGCTCTCGGATACCCCGGAACCCCACGCGCCGCACAACCCGGCCCGCGCGGGCGAGCAGGCGCAGGTCCGCGACCGCCTGGCCCGGGCGCTGGCGCAGCTGCCGCCCGACCAGCGCGAGGCGGTCGCCCTGCGCGAACTGTCGGGCCTGGAATACGCCGAGATCGCCGCGCTGACCGGCGCGGAACTCGGCACTGTGAAGAGCCGCATCAACCGGGGCCGCGCGGCCCTGCGCGCCCTGCTCACCCGCGTCGGAGTGACCCCATGA